The DNA region TTAGACCACCAGCTGTTTTTAGtgctggatttcaagtcagaggacctgggatcaaatcccagttctgccactcacTGGCTTGAGACCAGTCTCTGgccttccatttcctcacctatgaaatgtgGGGATTGGAGTGGACGACCttcaaggcctcttccagctcccaCCCTCTTACCCTTTTAACACTAGGGTGAGTTTTCTCCCTTTACACCCAGCATTGTGACTTCCATTTTACTGGTAAACTAAAGCCCATGCAGGGTTCTTCTGTCGGGATGTCCCGACACCCCACGCTCCAAAGAATGGGTCAGCTCAGAAACCTTGTGTAGGTTTGTGTCTCTCTGCTGCCGACTGGTTCCTGGGCCCTCCCAGGCCCACCACACCTTATTTATTTGGGTCTAACCTGATTCTCTTTGGCTGTCTGACCTCAGGGCTCCTCCCAGTGGGTGATGCTGGAATTCCCACAACCTGTCCGAGTGTCTCAGGTGCAGATCCAGTTCCAGGGGGGGTTTGCAAGCCGCCAGGGCCGCTTGGAAGGTGACAAGGGATCAAGGAAcggggttgggggcagggagggaaaggaaggtgaTGTGGCTCTGCCTTCATGGCCAGGGCCCTAGAGCTGGATCTGTGGGACTGAgccctttctttttcccccttctccataACAGGTGGTAGGAAGAGCGAGTCCCTGGAGAAGATTGGGGATTTCTACCCCCAAGACAACAACTCCCTCCAGATATCCTCCTGCTCTGTGGCAAGGGTGGGGCTCACAAGCTTGAGGCTAGGTTACGCAGACTCAGGGACATGGAGATGCCATGAGAAGTCTCACTGGGAgttgggaagaagagggaaaagacatgTTCATCAATATGTGAATTGAGGAAGCCTCCTGGCAGTGGCCTCATCCTCCATGCCTAGGGATTTTCCTCTCCCTGCCACGGATGGTGAGCACTTTGAAGCTGGTCCAGTGGGACACAGGGTGTGGGTGGGGCTACCCAGGTCTGTCCTATTAACCTTGACAGCTCCTCAATTACAGCTTCCCTGTAGCAGATGTCACACTGGACAAGCTCAAAGTAACTTTTGAAAACAGCACTGACTTTTTTGGCCGGATCGTCATCTACCACCTGCGGATTCTTGGGGAGAAGCTGTAAGCAGCTTCAGTTCGTGGACCCTGCCTGCTTCCTAGACCAGGCAGGAGGCCCTAGGAGAGGCTGCTGGAAGGACAGCAGAAGCTGCACCTGGCTCTGGGCCAGGTGGCCAGGAAGTAGAAAGTTCTGGTTTGGGTGAACCAGCCTGGTCCCAGCCCATCTTCTGGACCTGGGAATAGAATCTCAGAAGGAAAGAGCCTCAGAGGTTTGGTTTAAAACCTTACAGGAAGCCAGTCTTGATTAGAAAACAACATTgtcaagacaactttgaaagacttaagaattcttatGGTAGAGTATGCCTCCTCCTGATGGAGAGGTGAGAGATTCAGGatgcaaaaggttttttttggcCTAGACACTGGGAATTAGTTTTGCCTGACTGGACATTTGTTACAAgcattccccccacctcccccaaggggtttgggaaaaaataagtgcttgttaatttaaaaaggaaaaaaaattcctaattcaCAATCACTTGGCCTATTTAAATAGCCCTGACTCTTAGAAGATTCTTCCACATTTAGTGGAAACCCACCTCCCTTGTAACTGCCACCCCTAATTCCATCTCCCAGAACAAAAATAAGCCCAAGTCATTCCCAGGATGGCCTCTTAGATTGAGTGGAGTAGAGgtttctcctcttttccaggcAAAAATTGCCCTATTTCTTTAGAGCCAGTCTTCCCTAGGACGTGGTTTTGAATTTTCTCACCCCTGTGGTTGCTGTAAGAGATGGGCAGGAAGAGCCTATGCTCACCCTGGTTGTTTGGGTAGCAGCTGGTTTTTATTGGTTATTTGTTCCCATTTCATGGGctgggggaggcagagagggactACAAGGATGGCTGATGTGGGGGCAGCAGAAGAGCCAGCACCGCTGGGTGGAGTGGGGAGCTACGTTTCCAGCCAGGGCAAGTCATTAGCCAGTAGCACAGTCCCTCCCATGGTCCTGGGAGGGAGAGGAGCTGCCTTGTTTCTGTCTGGGGTTTGCCCGTTGTGTCACAGTAGACATGATTGGTGGGCACTGAGTTCTTAGGTGGCCCCCCAAAGCTCTGTAGGTGGCTAGGGAAAGATATACAGCTTTCAGCCATAGGAAGAGGGAGACCTCCTCTTGGACCTGTTCTCCCTGGCCATAGGGACTGAAGAACTGCCTTCTTAGTAAGCTGGCCTTCCTGAGCACCAAGGTGGAAGGCAGAGGACCAAAGCCCAGTGTCGTAGGCCCCCTTCACTCTGTCTCTGGAAGCAGCTTGTTCTGAAAAAGCTTAAGGATATGGTTCTCCATCACCTGTTggactgaagcccagaaagaagggagtgagagacAAGAAAACTCAGGACCTATGGCCCCCTCAGCCAGCCCTGCCAAGATGAGGGGGCGATACTGGGGAATACCAAGAGCCAGGGGCCTGGGACTGGCACACCTGGCTCTGACACAAGCCAGCAGGGCATCACCACTCTGAGGACCAGGGGATGATAAAGTGTATGGTGGTGAGGAAAGTGTTTGGTGCTGACCAAGAAGACAGGCACAAAgcccccaggtttctctgaaacatcTTTCTGGGGGAGTTGATGCAGATGGGGAGAAGAAGTCagttccctgccccaccccaccagcTGCACAGTAGGGCATGGCTGGGACTAGATGGAGCCTTGGTGTTGGTTAGAACTCCTGGGGTGCTTATGGGGACCCTGATAAGAAGAACTTTAATTTCTTGAGGATTTTAGGGCTTGGAAAGTGCTCTCTTCATGGCAACCCTGTGGGGTTGGGTTAGTTTAGGTAAcaggatccccattttacacgtGTGGAAAAAGATGAGGCTTGGAATTAGGGGTCGATTCAGAATCGAGGGAAGGCTCTTGATGGGCCCCAGAGCCAGTAAGTGTGGGACTGGAACCCTCCCCTATAGAGTATCATCCATGGGCTACTTGGGGGCAGGGTCTGGCAGAGCTAGACCTTGGTATTAAAAATAAGCcaacaaaaacccagagaagttcaggcacttgtccagggtcacacagtgagttccATGttggagacaggattcaaacccaggtcatcttgcCTCTAGTCACCCCACCAGGAGtgaggaacctttggcctcaaggccacatgtagtcctCTAGGTCCTTTGAATGGATCTCAAGGCCTTGggtcccccacccctgcactataCTATACACTGcctcttactagctctgtgattggGGGCAGATCTTGTAAGTTTCTgtgagcctcattttccccatctgtgaaataggaataatatcAGCAGTACCTGCCTTGAAGGCTGGGTTGTGAGGAAATGTGCTCTACGAAACTTAAGAGGACTGGAGTTATTATCCCCACCACTGCGGGCCGTGTAGGGGGGCAGACCCAGAGGGGGTATTCCCTCTAACATACAGAtttctgtatatagtttgtttttacttatttgtgtgtatttccacccagtagaatgtgagctccttgagggtagggacttttaGGTCTCCATCCCCAGCACACATCTCAAGggttggcacataataggtgctgaataaagaaatgcttgctgaattgaaatgaCTCTGTTAAGGGGTAGGGTGGATTCCAGGTATCGCCGACGGCCTTCTGATCGAGGGATGCTTCTGATGGTGGCCAAGGAGAACAGCCTCCCTCTTACACAGTGAACGTGTCCCTTCCCCTGAAATGTACATACCCTTCTTGTGTCCCAAGGCCACAGCCAGGTCCATTGGGGTGTAGCCTGAATCCGCCTCTGTTGTCAGATCGGCCCCTCTGGCTGAAAACCAAAGCAGAAAAGGGGGAGCTGCTGGAG from Trichosurus vulpecula isolate mTriVul1 chromosome 1, mTriVul1.pri, whole genome shotgun sequence includes:
- the LOC118831281 gene encoding nuclear receptor 2C2-associated protein, with the protein product MAAPVPLVCSQTVSRVSSVLNRDVKQFGKKNLFDEQDETCWNSDQGSSQWVMLEFPQPVRVSQVQIQFQGGFASRQGRLEGGRKSESLEKIGDFYPQDNNSLQSFPVADVTLDKLKVTFENSTDFFGRIVIYHLRILGEKL